In Streptantibioticus cattleyicolor NRRL 8057 = DSM 46488, a genomic segment contains:
- a CDS encoding non-ribosomal peptide synthetase, whose translation MNAVVKEVLAAVADGTLTEEQALPLLRRLAPEPATAPEPAPADAAPTGPYPLSRGQAALWAIHLAAPEGAAYNLPMALRLRPDVDLDVLRRAVEAVVERNPGLRINVRSGPDGPEQRIAERAWTVTDLDLGPLTEQELTERIRGLVRVPFDLERDPLYRVYFLRGPASGPLMLLLFHHLITDGVSSHLMLRDIVAGYASLTRDGTLPEPERRTPYAEFVRWQRRMLAGPEGAEHRAYWSRELAGAGTAPVLDRIADHRRGGAPSFLGRSVQFELDPDAWQAVRGAARELGLTPFSVVHAAFVALLHRHTGVTDIPVSVPTDGRADQRFDRTLGYLINPVVLRTGCTADTTARQLIESVHDRLLAAEDHSAYPFAAVVDDLRRGGHPETSFDIGFYLQQGVGRDLDMDAGQTLFTDALAITQEGESDLVMEVVVRGDRALVHLKYDPELFERATVERLAGHYRLLLDRMIRQPDRPIGEFELRTADERELVRRANDTTAGHPCHLTAVDLVLAQAARTPGHPALADAEETIDYATLAHRVELLAARLRERGVGRGSLVGVAARRRAGLVVALLAVHRAGAAYVPLDPAFPAARLAYIAEDAGLAVVVTDKSSADRLPATGAAPVVLDDVDWTAAAPPAPPARRHPEGTVNPDPAYVLYTSGSTGEPKGVEVGHGALVNFLCAMAERPGCTADDRLLALTTVSFDIAALELLLPLTRGGTVEIAPEEVARDGIALAERLAAAPVTMVQATPATWQMLLSAGWTGRPGLRVLCGGEALTRDLADKLLARADEVWNMYGPTETTIWSSVERVRRHRPIGVGTPVDNTRLHVLDGDGRPVPFGAVGELYIAGHGVALGYRGRTALTEEKFPDGAFLGESGRVFRTGDAARHLPDGRLALLGRLDRQVKLRGFRIELREIEAAARRSDLVEEARVLLREDVAGHQALVGFVRPPAGRPVPADLAARVRAELAEWLPGYMVPARVVPLESFPQTPNAKIDTGPLQRLELDEIVRRHGHPAARQPEPEPPAADGVAGPAADADAADPAGELRTRLRGWVAEIAGVPEEEVATGEPIGDYGFDSIRFTRLSALLRDRLGVTVAPTVFYGHPTVDALTAHLLRRFPDELAAVPRPRTAARVTAPVATAAAPAPAPASGYEPVAVVGIGGRLPESETLEEFWDHLAAGRDLVRPYPLERGFSRALFGRYADGDPAAFSGSYVKDVAAFDAALFRISPREAAQMDPQHRLLLHAARQAMEDSGTAPGALSATRTGVFVGISGADYFSLLGHERRSDDHFLIGNVASVAANRISHLFNLHGPSTIYDTACSSSLVAVHRAVRALQRGDCDAALAGGANLLLSPYGFLGLRRAGMLSPDGRCKTFDARADGYGRGEGVVLLMLKRLARARADGDPVHGVIIGSAENHGGRTHSLTVPNPRAQTDVVFRAHDAAGVPPESIGYIEAHGTGTELGDPIEVDGLKDAFARLLERKAPTTGEPRIALGSVKTNIGHLEAAAGVAGVVKVLLAMKHRTLPGLVHLTRPNPMLDFDGSPFRLQTRTTAWEPWCDDGGTAHPRRAGVSSFGMGGSNVHVVLEEAEER comes from the coding sequence ATGAACGCCGTCGTCAAGGAGGTCCTCGCGGCGGTCGCCGACGGCACGCTCACCGAGGAGCAGGCGCTGCCGCTGCTGCGCCGGCTCGCCCCGGAGCCCGCCACGGCCCCGGAGCCGGCGCCCGCCGACGCCGCGCCCACCGGCCCGTACCCGCTCAGCCGGGGCCAGGCCGCGCTGTGGGCGATCCACCTGGCCGCGCCGGAGGGCGCCGCCTACAACCTGCCGATGGCGCTGCGGCTGCGCCCCGACGTCGACCTCGACGTGCTGCGCCGCGCGGTGGAGGCGGTGGTCGAACGCAACCCGGGGCTGCGGATCAACGTGCGCTCCGGGCCGGACGGCCCCGAGCAGCGGATCGCCGAGCGCGCCTGGACCGTGACCGACCTCGACCTCGGCCCGCTCACCGAGCAGGAGCTGACCGAACGGATCCGCGGCCTGGTCCGCGTCCCGTTCGACCTGGAGCGCGACCCGCTGTACCGGGTGTACTTCCTGCGCGGTCCGGCGTCCGGGCCGCTGATGCTGCTGCTGTTCCACCACCTGATCACCGACGGCGTCTCCAGCCATCTGATGCTGCGCGACATCGTCGCCGGGTACGCCTCGCTGACCCGCGACGGCACCCTGCCGGAGCCCGAACGGCGCACCCCGTACGCCGAGTTCGTGCGGTGGCAGCGCCGGATGCTGGCCGGGCCGGAGGGCGCGGAGCACCGGGCGTACTGGAGCCGTGAGCTGGCCGGGGCCGGCACCGCGCCGGTGCTCGACCGGATCGCCGACCACCGGCGCGGCGGCGCCCCGTCGTTCCTGGGCCGCAGCGTCCAGTTCGAGCTGGACCCGGACGCCTGGCAGGCGGTGCGCGGCGCCGCCCGGGAGTTGGGGCTCACCCCGTTCAGCGTGGTGCACGCCGCCTTCGTGGCGCTGCTGCACCGGCACACCGGCGTCACCGACATCCCGGTGTCGGTGCCCACCGACGGCCGCGCCGACCAGCGGTTCGACCGCACCCTGGGCTACCTGATCAACCCGGTGGTGCTGCGCACCGGGTGCACCGCGGACACCACCGCCCGGCAGCTGATCGAGTCCGTCCACGACCGGCTGCTGGCCGCCGAGGACCACAGCGCCTACCCGTTCGCCGCGGTCGTGGACGACCTGCGGCGCGGCGGCCACCCGGAGACCTCCTTCGACATCGGCTTCTACCTCCAGCAGGGGGTCGGCCGCGACCTGGACATGGACGCCGGGCAGACGCTCTTCACCGACGCGCTGGCGATCACCCAGGAGGGCGAGTCCGACCTGGTGATGGAGGTCGTGGTCCGCGGCGACCGGGCGCTGGTCCACCTCAAGTACGACCCCGAGCTGTTCGAGCGGGCCACCGTCGAGCGGCTGGCCGGCCACTACCGGCTGCTGCTGGACCGCATGATCCGCCAACCCGACCGGCCGATCGGCGAGTTCGAGCTGCGCACCGCGGACGAGCGGGAACTCGTGCGGCGCGCCAACGACACCACGGCCGGCCACCCCTGCCACCTGACCGCCGTCGACCTGGTCCTCGCCCAGGCCGCCCGCACCCCCGGCCACCCGGCGCTGGCCGACGCCGAGGAGACCATCGACTACGCCACGCTCGCGCACCGCGTCGAACTGCTCGCCGCCCGCCTGCGGGAGCGCGGGGTGGGCCGCGGCTCGCTGGTCGGGGTGGCGGCACGGCGGCGGGCCGGGCTGGTGGTGGCGCTGCTCGCGGTGCACCGGGCCGGGGCCGCGTACGTGCCGCTCGACCCCGCCTTCCCGGCGGCCCGGCTGGCGTACATCGCCGAGGACGCGGGGCTGGCCGTGGTGGTGACCGACAAGTCCTCCGCCGACCGCCTCCCGGCCACCGGAGCCGCGCCGGTGGTGCTGGACGACGTCGACTGGACCGCCGCCGCCCCGCCGGCCCCGCCCGCCCGCCGCCACCCCGAGGGCACCGTCAACCCGGACCCGGCCTACGTGCTCTACACCTCCGGGTCGACCGGGGAGCCCAAGGGCGTCGAGGTCGGCCACGGCGCGCTGGTCAACTTCCTGTGCGCGATGGCGGAACGCCCCGGGTGCACGGCGGACGACCGGCTGCTGGCGCTGACCACGGTGAGCTTCGACATCGCCGCCCTCGAACTGCTGCTGCCGCTGACCCGCGGCGGCACCGTGGAGATCGCCCCGGAGGAGGTGGCCAGGGACGGCATCGCGCTGGCCGAACGGCTCGCCGCGGCGCCGGTCACCATGGTGCAGGCCACCCCGGCCACCTGGCAGATGCTGCTGTCGGCGGGGTGGACCGGGCGGCCGGGGCTGCGGGTGCTGTGCGGCGGCGAGGCGCTCACCCGGGACCTCGCCGACAAGCTGCTCGCCCGCGCCGACGAGGTGTGGAACATGTACGGGCCCACCGAGACGACCATCTGGTCCTCGGTGGAGCGGGTGCGCCGGCACCGCCCGATCGGGGTCGGCACCCCGGTCGACAACACCCGCCTCCACGTGCTGGACGGCGACGGACGGCCCGTCCCGTTCGGCGCCGTGGGCGAGTTGTACATCGCCGGGCACGGGGTGGCCCTCGGCTACCGCGGGCGTACCGCGCTCACCGAGGAGAAGTTCCCCGACGGCGCCTTCCTCGGCGAGTCCGGCCGGGTCTTCCGCACCGGGGACGCCGCCCGCCACCTGCCGGACGGCCGCCTGGCGCTGCTCGGACGCCTCGACCGCCAGGTCAAGCTGCGCGGCTTCCGCATCGAACTGCGCGAGATCGAGGCCGCCGCGCGCCGCAGCGACCTGGTCGAGGAGGCCCGGGTGCTGCTGCGCGAGGACGTCGCCGGCCACCAGGCGCTGGTCGGCTTCGTGCGGCCGCCCGCCGGGCGCCCCGTACCGGCCGACCTGGCCGCGCGGGTGCGCGCCGAGCTTGCCGAGTGGCTGCCCGGCTACATGGTCCCGGCCCGGGTGGTGCCGCTGGAGTCGTTCCCGCAGACCCCCAACGCCAAGATCGACACCGGTCCGTTGCAGCGGCTGGAGCTGGACGAGATCGTGCGCCGCCACGGCCACCCGGCCGCCCGGCAGCCCGAGCCGGAACCGCCGGCGGCGGACGGCGTGGCCGGCCCGGCCGCCGACGCGGACGCCGCCGACCCGGCCGGGGAGCTGCGCACCCGGCTGCGCGGCTGGGTGGCCGAGATCGCCGGGGTGCCGGAGGAGGAGGTCGCCACCGGGGAGCCCATCGGCGACTACGGCTTCGACTCGATCCGCTTCACCCGGCTCAGCGCCCTGCTGCGCGACCGGCTCGGCGTGACCGTGGCGCCCACCGTCTTCTACGGCCACCCCACGGTGGACGCGCTCACCGCCCACCTGCTGCGGCGCTTCCCCGACGAGCTGGCGGCCGTACCCCGGCCCCGTACCGCCGCGCGGGTCACCGCGCCCGTCGCCACCGCCGCCGCCCCGGCGCCGGCTCCGGCGAGCGGCTACGAACCGGTGGCCGTCGTCGGCATCGGCGGCCGGCTGCCGGAGTCGGAGACGCTGGAGGAGTTCTGGGACCACCTGGCCGCCGGACGCGACCTGGTGCGCCCCTACCCGCTCGAACGCGGCTTCTCCCGCGCCCTGTTCGGGCGGTACGCGGACGGCGACCCGGCGGCGTTCTCCGGCTCGTACGTCAAGGACGTGGCCGCCTTCGACGCCGCGCTCTTCCGCATCTCGCCGCGCGAGGCGGCCCAGATGGACCCGCAGCACCGGCTGCTGCTGCACGCCGCCCGGCAGGCGATGGAGGACTCCGGCACCGCGCCGGGCGCCCTGTCCGCCACCCGCACCGGCGTCTTCGTCGGGATCAGCGGCGCCGACTACTTCAGCCTGCTCGGCCACGAGCGCCGCAGCGACGACCACTTCCTGATCGGCAACGTGGCCTCGGTGGCCGCCAACCGCATCTCCCACCTGTTCAACCTGCACGGCCCCAGCACCATCTACGACACCGCCTGCTCCAGCTCGCTGGTGGCCGTCCACCGGGCGGTCCGGGCGCTGCAACGCGGCGACTGCGACGCGGCGCTGGCCGGCGGGGCCAACCTGCTGCTGTCGCCGTACGGCTTCCTGGGCCTGCGCCGGGCCGGGATGCTCAGCCCGGACGGCCGCTGCAAGACGTTCGACGCGCGCGCCGACGGCTACGGGCGCGGCGAGGGCGTCGTCCTGCTGATGCTCAAGCGGCTGGCGCGGGCACGGGCCGACGGCGACCCGGTGCACGGCGTGATCATCGGCTCGGCGGAGAACCACGGCGGCCGGACGCACTCGCTGACCGTGCCCAACCCACGGGCCCAGACCGACGTCGTCTTCCGCGCCCACGACGCGGCCGGCGTCCCGCCGGAGTCGATCGGCTACATCGAGGCGCACGGCACCGGCACCGAACTCGGCGACCCGATCGAGGTGGACGGGCTCAAGGACGCCTTCGCCCGGCTGCTGGAACGCAAGGCCCCGACGACGGGCGAGCCGAGGATCGCGCTCGGCTCGGTGAAGACCAACATCGGCCACCTGGAGGCGGCGGCCGGGGTGGCCGGGGTGGTCAAGGTGCTGCTGGCGATGAAGCACCGGACGCTGCCCGGCCTGGTCCACCTGACCAGGCCCAACCCGATGCTCGACTTCGACGGCAGCCCCTTTCGCCTCCAGACCCGCACCACCGCCTGGGAGCCGTGGTGCGACGACGGCGGCACCGCCCACCCCCGGCGGGCGGGCGTCAGTTCTTTCGGTATGGGCGGCAGCAACGTGCACGTGGTGCTCGAAGAGGCAGAGGAACGGTAG